A single window of Leptospira semungkisensis DNA harbors:
- a CDS encoding SH3 domain-containing protein, whose amino-acid sequence MNKIAYLLVFLFAFLVWDCASEEVKENRKIEKIMRVRAGGGLRLRVAPNIQAKKIDVVTDGDAVETFGEVGEVEIQDGKQGRWVKVVWKKKEGYVFGGFLESVHIK is encoded by the coding sequence ATGAACAAGATCGCTTATTTATTAGTGTTTCTTTTTGCATTTCTTGTTTGGGACTGCGCCTCCGAGGAAGTCAAAGAAAATAGAAAGATCGAAAAGATCATGAGAGTTAGAGCCGGGGGAGGGCTTCGACTCAGAGTCGCTCCGAATATTCAGGCCAAGAAAATAGACGTGGTCACCGATGGTGATGCGGTCGAGACTTTTGGTGAAGTAGGAGAAGTTGAAATCCAAGACGGAAAGCAAGGCCGTTGGGTCAAAGTAGTATGGAAGAAAAAAGAAGGGTATGTGTTCGGAGGTTTTCTAGAATCCGTGCACATAAAATAA
- a CDS encoding LIC13259/LIC11441 family protein — protein MRNVFAYIATASVVSVAAPTTIETSELRLFQRLTVFHEQLLSSDEKRTNPKGLVNLIRDAKDKVQVARVLYAKALTFAELLEKARSREEQEFLFAELCYTLKDIAPKFEFHAFYCPSTHKTWIAKGEKVRNPYLSDARESGTILN, from the coding sequence ATGCGCAACGTATTCGCTTATATCGCCACCGCCTCCGTAGTTTCCGTAGCAGCACCTACTACGATAGAAACTTCAGAATTACGACTCTTCCAACGCTTAACAGTGTTTCACGAACAGCTTCTTTCCAGCGACGAAAAGAGAACGAATCCTAAGGGACTCGTGAATCTGATCCGAGATGCAAAAGATAAGGTGCAAGTAGCAAGAGTCCTATATGCAAAGGCTCTTACTTTTGCTGAGCTCTTAGAGAAAGCAAGATCCAGAGAAGAACAGGAGTTTTTATTTGCGGAGTTATGTTATACTCTAAAGGACATCGCTCCGAAATTCGAATTTCATGCCTTCTATTGTCCAAGCACTCATAAGACTTGGATCGCAAAAGGAGAGAAGGTGAGAAATCCGTATCTTTCGGACGCTAGGGAATCCGGAACCATATTAAATTGA